The Chryseobacterium indicum genome contains a region encoding:
- a CDS encoding thiopeptide-type bacteriocin biosynthesis protein, whose protein sequence is MMKRKFAPGSEWLYLKIYTGIKTADLILEESIEPLVKYFQKENYISKWFFIRYNDPKPHLRVRFRLTDIQNYTEVLKSINASLQNFTDSGEISNIVIDTYNREIERYGENTIEYAETFFYINSEFTLQCLHYDDEEKIIVSLFLIDQMLRKLNLSVQEKLEWMKDFNNSFKKEFNADKKLNSQLDKKYREFKPKYLDFITSDEFSEERSAFLSHIEENNAALENVLCHNENQSKGMSLQNFFQSIFHMNINRLFVSNQRVFEMIIYDYLVRYYKSETFYNLHQTS, encoded by the coding sequence ATGATGAAAAGAAAATTTGCTCCGGGAAGTGAATGGTTATATCTTAAAATTTATACCGGAATAAAAACGGCAGACCTTATTTTAGAAGAGTCGATAGAGCCCTTGGTAAAATATTTTCAGAAAGAAAATTATATTTCCAAATGGTTTTTCATCCGTTACAATGATCCAAAACCTCACCTGAGAGTAAGGTTTAGGCTGACTGATATCCAAAACTACACTGAAGTTTTAAAAAGCATTAACGCTTCTCTTCAAAATTTTACAGATAGTGGTGAAATTTCAAATATTGTAATAGATACGTATAACCGTGAAATTGAACGTTATGGTGAAAATACAATAGAATATGCAGAAACTTTCTTTTACATAAACAGTGAGTTTACTCTGCAATGTCTACATTATGACGATGAGGAAAAGATTATTGTCAGCCTTTTTTTGATTGATCAGATGCTCAGGAAATTAAATCTTTCAGTTCAGGAAAAGTTGGAATGGATGAAAGATTTCAATAATTCTTTTAAAAAGGAATTCAATGCCGATAAAAAACTTAATTCTCAATTGGATAAAAAGTACAGGGAATTCAAACCCAAATATTTGGATTTTATAACTTCAGACGAATTTTCGGAAGAGAGGAGTGCTTTTTTATCTCATATTGAAGAAAACAATGCGGCTTTAGAAAATGTACTTTGTCACAATGAAAATCAATCCAAAGGAATGTCTTTGCAGAATTTCTTTCAAAGTATATTCCACATGAATATTAACAGGCTTTTTGTTTCCAATCAAAGAGTATTTGAGATGATTATTTATGATTATTTGGTGAGATATTATAAATCAGAAACCTTTTACAATCTTCATCAAACATCATAA
- a CDS encoding acyltransferase family protein, whose amino-acid sequence MNRDLYIDFAKGLATISIIFIHTAFWSGQFYIHPEVRVFSLVFDVALFYALSGITSGSNIEKTLYRLLKLQITYMIFVTLLFFLDYFFKVFGLTFFSLEWLQNFYSTFGSKYATTSISTTPQWENLGNWYLHQYINVDTFPVVMGSFWYLKVYYILTVFGVLILKFFPKHVNWFIGLCAGLTLLFNIFPEIYPSGQVGYVAFYLTVFLIGNRMKGKKIPDRMVPVLYGFVAIALAGLFGFYGPEIFYKINKNKFPPQIPYIIWTLFSLVTLFVFYNRLKITKENVVTYIGKNAIFFYFAQGISSSLVYFLVVPMKENMPWWILMIIIYGINIILAFIISAGLKKVDEWGWKVLELLRSKTASH is encoded by the coding sequence ATGAACAGAGACCTCTATATTGACTTTGCAAAAGGACTGGCTACCATTTCCATCATTTTCATCCATACCGCTTTCTGGTCGGGACAATTTTATATCCATCCTGAAGTGAGAGTTTTCTCTTTGGTATTTGATGTTGCATTGTTTTACGCATTAAGTGGGATAACATCCGGTTCCAATATCGAAAAAACATTGTACAGACTGCTGAAACTGCAGATCACATATATGATTTTTGTAACCCTTCTGTTCTTTCTGGATTATTTCTTTAAAGTTTTCGGGCTCACTTTCTTTTCTCTGGAATGGCTGCAGAATTTTTATTCGACCTTCGGATCAAAGTATGCTACCACAAGTATTTCTACCACTCCGCAATGGGAAAATTTAGGAAACTGGTATCTTCACCAATACATCAATGTAGATACTTTTCCTGTGGTAATGGGAAGTTTTTGGTATTTAAAAGTCTACTATATTTTAACCGTTTTTGGTGTCTTAATATTAAAATTTTTTCCGAAACATGTTAACTGGTTCATTGGGCTTTGTGCAGGATTGACCTTATTATTTAATATTTTTCCGGAAATTTATCCTTCCGGACAGGTAGGATATGTTGCTTTTTACCTGACTGTTTTTCTGATTGGAAATAGAATGAAAGGTAAAAAAATTCCGGACAGGATGGTTCCTGTATTATACGGATTTGTTGCGATTGCGTTAGCCGGACTCTTCGGATTTTACGGACCGGAAATATTTTACAAAATCAATAAAAATAAATTTCCGCCTCAGATTCCTTATATTATCTGGACGCTGTTTTCTCTGGTAACACTTTTTGTTTTTTATAACAGATTAAAGATCACAAAAGAAAATGTGGTGACCTATATTGGGAAAAATGCGATATTTTTTTATTTTGCACAGGGAATAAGCTCTTCACTGGTTTACTTTTTAGTCGTTCCCATGAAAGAAAATATGCCTTGGTGGATTTTAATGATTATAATTTATGGAATCAATATTATTTTGGCATTCATCATTTCAGCCGGCTTGAAAAAAGTTGATGAATGGGGTTGGAAAGTTTTAGAGCTTTTAAGAAGCAAAACGGCATCTCATTAA
- a CDS encoding metalloprotease: MKRKIQFPILLGAIAALSLSACNDDTMETPVQQEQKAESLKPEQPNGLEKVCYYVDNNWSSSSVLLTSLQNSTDTNFMNSQMTKIASMWGRSNPTLRFVNDPSNFNSTYNAISYSTGKIYYGYAIYYDAKAKGGDIVNAMILAHEYGHQLQYIFGLPTVTESTARPNELEADGFAGYYLRRPNGYNQTSFTQIAAAYEFAQSIGDYQTTSPGHHGTPAQRRSAVRLGFLLGQYSLTAADFDYNFFYYYQGVLNGTYKMAKNTQYPELDAYMQQYLEELKQIQTGEISAEEFKNLK; the protein is encoded by the coding sequence ATGAAAAGAAAAATCCAATTCCCGATTCTTTTGGGAGCCATTGCTGCACTTTCTCTGTCAGCATGTAACGACGACACCATGGAAACACCTGTACAACAGGAGCAAAAGGCAGAAAGCTTAAAACCGGAACAACCGAATGGTCTGGAGAAAGTATGCTATTATGTAGATAACAACTGGAGTTCTTCATCTGTACTGCTTACTTCATTACAGAATTCTACAGACACCAATTTTATGAATTCTCAGATGACAAAAATTGCAAGCATGTGGGGAAGGAGTAATCCTACATTGAGATTCGTGAACGATCCTTCGAATTTTAATTCTACCTACAATGCAATTTCTTATTCTACAGGAAAAATCTATTACGGCTACGCTATTTATTACGATGCAAAAGCAAAAGGCGGAGACATTGTAAACGCGATGATTCTTGCTCATGAGTACGGACATCAGCTTCAGTATATTTTTGGACTGCCTACGGTAACAGAATCCACAGCAAGACCAAACGAGCTGGAAGCAGATGGTTTTGCAGGATACTATCTGAGAAGACCAAACGGATACAACCAGACAAGCTTTACGCAGATTGCAGCCGCTTACGAATTTGCACAGAGCATTGGCGATTACCAGACTACAAGCCCGGGTCACCACGGAACTCCTGCACAGAGAAGATCTGCTGTCCGTTTAGGATTTTTACTGGGACAGTACAGCCTTACTGCTGCAGATTTCGACTACAACTTCTTCTATTATTATCAGGGAGTCCTGAACGGAACTTACAAAATGGCAAAAAATACCCAATATCCTGAACTTGATGCTTATATGCAGCAGTATCTTGAGGAGCTAAAACAAATTCAGACCGGAGAAATCTCTGCCGAAGAATTTAAAAACCTGAAATAG
- the rplU gene encoding 50S ribosomal protein L21 — protein MFAIVEIAGLQYKVEQDQKLFVNRLKGDKGGKVSFDKVLLTVNGAITVGAPAVSGITVEAEILDHVKADKVIVFKKKRRKGYKVKNGHRQSLTQIQITGITGFEGAKKAEKPAKKTTKKADAEATEGAE, from the coding sequence ATGTTTGCAATTGTAGAAATAGCAGGGCTTCAATACAAAGTTGAGCAAGACCAGAAGTTGTTTGTAAACCGTTTAAAAGGAGATAAAGGAGGAAAAGTATCTTTTGATAAAGTACTTCTTACTGTAAACGGAGCAATCACGGTAGGCGCCCCAGCTGTAAGCGGAATCACTGTAGAGGCAGAGATCCTGGATCATGTAAAAGCTGATAAAGTAATCGTTTTCAAAAAGAAAAGAAGAAAAGGTTACAAAGTTAAAAATGGTCACAGACAATCATTAACTCAAATTCAGATTACTGGTATTACAGGATTTGAAGGAGCTAAAAAAGCAGAAAAACCTGCTAAAAAGACAACTAAAAAAGCTGACGCTGAAGCAACTGAAGGCGCAGAATAA
- the rpmA gene encoding 50S ribosomal protein L27: MAHKKGVGSSKNGRESHSKRLGVKIFGGQDAIAGNIIVRQRGTQHHPGANVGIGKDHTLFALVDGKVVFRKKANNRSFVSVEANA; the protein is encoded by the coding sequence ATGGCACACAAGAAAGGAGTTGGTAGTTCCAAAAACGGTAGAGAATCTCACTCTAAAAGATTAGGTGTAAAGATTTTCGGTGGTCAAGATGCTATTGCGGGTAACATCATCGTTAGACAAAGAGGTACTCAGCATCATCCAGGTGCAAACGTGGGTATCGGTAAAGATCACACTTTGTTCGCATTAGTTGACGGAAAAGTAGTTTTCAGAAAGAAAGCAAACAACAGATCTTTCGTATCTGTAGAAGCAAACGCATAA
- a CDS encoding bacteriocin-like protein has protein sequence MKNLKKLTKRQLKTIAGGEKCPALASWCSEWCTWTAWQKAHCLNAVIDTPCDC, from the coding sequence ATGAAAAATCTAAAAAAATTAACAAAAAGACAGCTTAAAACAATTGCTGGAGGAGAAAAATGTCCTGCCTTAGCCAGTTGGTGTTCTGAATGGTGTACTTGGACGGCATGGCAAAAAGCACATTGTCTGAATGCGGTAATTGATACTCCTTGTGATTGCTAA
- a CDS encoding bacteriocin-like protein, producing MKNLKKIQRQDLKNVMGGASPDQGCLPCDVYCRLPEGQRPPCKIVYIVAHCNSCKGYGEES from the coding sequence ATGAAAAATTTAAAAAAAATCCAAAGACAGGATCTTAAAAATGTAATGGGAGGAGCATCTCCGGATCAGGGATGCTTACCTTGCGATGTGTATTGTAGACTTCCGGAAGGGCAGAGACCGCCATGTAAAATTGTGTACATTGTAGCGCATTGCAATAGCTGCAAAGGTTATGGTGAAGAATCTTAA
- a CDS encoding lantibiotic dehydratase family protein: MSRFPYQFFDEFVVRTPLFSCRDFQKTISKSQIPGNKIREICSDPIFQEALYLASPHLHLEVIKWLNSERELIPRDFEKLKNTILKYYSRTSTRCTPFGLFSSVGLGKFSEELMSFNKDDAKESADDLIRDTKLDMHFLVSLAQYFEKSPEIRNRLSFYPNNSIYRVSNKIRYIEYQYMSGKREYIISSAPLSEELEQIINFSRQGKTIQQIAEILIGEEIEDSQTSQKQITKEEAEEFIEELIDNQVLVSELEPNVSGDDFFDTILSVLNKINAEHEVQILTSIKKKLEKLDRTVGNPISIYTEIEELIRSFTIDYEQKYLFQTDLYHGAEFTLPPVWKKELKKGICFLNKITLPQKETHLEQFKKAFFERFETQEVPLLNVLDTEIGVGYIQNNSAKGIHPYLEDLKFQASGKKQDLQLTLNSIHRILNEKLQEALLEQQYKIELSDNDFKDIGEENWDDLPATISFMAEIFSEGDQEKMILNGSTGKSAANLLGRFCSEKSEVRDLTKNIAKKEDALYNDYIPAEIIHLPEARIGNIVRRPTLREYEIPFLAQSVLSADCQISVEDLFISVKNNRIILRSGKLNKEVKPYLTNAHNYYNNTLPVYHFLCDLQSQDIRSGLYFNWGGLEQIYKFLPRVEYNNIILSKAQWKITEKDLAFLSEKHVSNDQIISELKYWRLKRKIPQWIQLIKSDNTLSINLENDDMVTVLLQTVKTEKTVVIEEFLHNQYDDYRREFIFPMHKVK, encoded by the coding sequence ATGTCCCGGTTCCCTTATCAATTTTTTGACGAGTTCGTTGTTCGCACTCCTTTATTTTCATGCAGAGATTTTCAGAAAACAATCAGTAAATCTCAAATTCCAGGAAATAAGATCAGAGAAATTTGTTCTGATCCCATATTCCAGGAAGCGCTTTATCTGGCTTCACCCCATCTTCATCTTGAAGTTATAAAATGGCTCAATTCTGAAAGAGAACTTATACCAAGAGACTTTGAAAAATTAAAAAACACAATACTCAAATATTACAGCCGAACGAGTACTCGCTGTACGCCGTTCGGCTTATTTTCCTCAGTAGGCTTAGGAAAGTTTTCAGAAGAATTAATGTCTTTTAATAAAGATGATGCTAAAGAATCAGCAGATGACCTGATCCGCGATACCAAGCTGGATATGCATTTTCTTGTTTCGCTTGCTCAATATTTTGAAAAAAGCCCGGAGATAAGAAACAGGCTTTCGTTTTATCCTAACAACAGTATTTATAGGGTAAGCAACAAAATTCGCTACATAGAATATCAGTACATGTCGGGAAAAAGAGAATATATTATTTCCTCTGCTCCGCTTTCTGAAGAACTGGAGCAAATAATAAATTTTTCCAGACAGGGAAAAACGATACAGCAGATTGCCGAAATATTAATTGGCGAAGAGATCGAAGATTCTCAGACCTCGCAGAAACAAATAACAAAAGAAGAGGCTGAAGAATTTATTGAAGAACTTATAGATAATCAGGTTCTTGTAAGTGAGCTTGAGCCGAATGTTTCCGGAGATGATTTCTTCGACACTATTCTTTCAGTTCTGAATAAAATAAATGCAGAACATGAAGTACAGATTTTAACATCAATTAAGAAAAAGCTTGAAAAGCTGGATCGTACTGTAGGAAATCCCATTTCTATTTATACAGAAATTGAAGAACTGATCCGTTCTTTTACAATAGATTATGAGCAGAAATATTTGTTTCAGACAGATCTCTATCATGGAGCTGAGTTTACATTACCACCAGTCTGGAAAAAAGAATTAAAGAAAGGTATCTGCTTTCTGAATAAAATAACGTTGCCACAAAAAGAAACTCATCTTGAGCAATTTAAAAAAGCATTTTTTGAAAGGTTTGAAACTCAGGAAGTCCCTTTGTTAAATGTTCTTGATACTGAGATTGGAGTCGGATATATTCAAAATAATTCGGCAAAGGGAATTCATCCTTATCTGGAAGACCTGAAGTTTCAGGCTTCCGGAAAAAAGCAGGATTTACAGTTGACACTTAATTCTATTCACAGAATTCTAAATGAAAAGCTGCAGGAAGCTTTATTAGAACAACAATATAAAATTGAACTTTCAGATAACGACTTCAAAGACATCGGAGAGGAGAACTGGGATGATCTTCCGGCAACAATTTCTTTTATGGCTGAAATTTTTTCAGAAGGAGATCAGGAAAAAATGATACTGAACGGCAGTACTGGAAAAAGTGCAGCCAATCTTTTAGGGAGATTCTGTTCAGAAAAATCGGAAGTAAGAGATTTAACAAAAAATATTGCTAAGAAAGAAGATGCGTTGTATAATGATTATATTCCTGCAGAAATTATTCATCTTCCGGAAGCAAGAATAGGAAATATTGTAAGAAGACCAACTTTAAGGGAATATGAAATTCCTTTTCTTGCACAATCGGTTTTATCTGCTGATTGCCAAATTTCGGTAGAAGATCTTTTTATCTCTGTAAAAAATAACAGAATTATTTTACGTTCAGGGAAGTTGAACAAAGAGGTTAAACCCTATCTCACTAATGCCCACAATTACTATAACAATACTTTACCAGTATATCATTTTTTGTGTGATCTCCAGTCTCAGGACATCAGATCCGGACTGTACTTTAATTGGGGTGGATTGGAACAGATCTATAAATTTCTCCCACGGGTTGAATACAACAATATCATTCTTTCAAAAGCACAATGGAAAATCACAGAAAAAGATCTCGCTTTTTTATCTGAAAAGCATGTAAGTAATGATCAGATTATTTCGGAACTGAAATACTGGAGACTGAAAAGAAAAATTCCTCAATGGATTCAATTGATAAAATCCGACAATACCTTATCTATTAATTTGGAAAACGATGATATGGTAACAGTTCTTTTACAAACGGTAAAAACAGAAAAGACGGTTGTTATTGAAGAATTTTTACACAATCAGTATGATGATTACAGGCGGGAATTCATCTTTCCCATGCACAAAGTAAAATAA
- a CDS encoding Panacea domain-containing protein — MYNCFDIAKQFLKFANEEGQGIEPMKLLKLTYIAHGWYLGFYDKPLIKNSVQAWKYGPVIPELYHVTKRFGSRSVDLETIELYSDNKLSDSDQHFIKAIWNTYKNFSGLDLSSMTHVKDTPWDEAFDPHQYHTIISNNVIKEHYKKLINERRKQS; from the coding sequence ATGTATAACTGCTTTGATATTGCAAAACAATTTCTAAAGTTTGCTAACGAAGAGGGTCAGGGGATAGAACCAATGAAACTTCTAAAGCTTACTTACATTGCGCATGGATGGTATTTGGGCTTTTATGATAAACCGCTTATTAAAAATAGCGTTCAGGCATGGAAATATGGTCCAGTTATACCGGAATTATATCATGTCACGAAACGTTTCGGATCTAGAAGCGTAGATTTGGAAACAATCGAACTTTACTCTGATAATAAATTAAGCGATTCAGATCAGCATTTTATTAAAGCAATTTGGAATACTTATAAAAATTTTTCGGGCTTAGACTTGTCAAGCATGACTCATGTAAAGGACACTCCTTGGGATGAAGCTTTTGATCCACATCAATATCATACAATTATTAGTAATAATGTAATAAAAGAGCATTATAAAAAACTGATCAATGAGCGACGTAAACAATCCTAA
- a CDS encoding DUF5686 family protein — translation MLINNSKYYSLFLFLFFADLVYSQNSANGRIVDAKTNKEVSGVDIFINENQKPSLTTTSGKFTVQSDSLIYKLRFLRKNYSLESVDVTPQNASNIFVKLAQEKVGSIQEVVIHNEKPKYKNKKENPAYAIMQKVWERKRNNGLDKFDTYTYKEYEKIQFDANNLDSAFMKRKIFNKLEFIFNYKDSTASGKIALPIFLNEAVYENYGENRPSKRTKRLLTAQKTSGFQDNQIITLMAKNLYRDINIYDNTLNYFDIGFPSPAGETGFSTYDYNLVDTISIRGENAFKIRYQPKRTEVLAFQGYLYIDTDSYAVLGATLKSTQKINVNFINGISTELEYDNPDENTFLPRKFVTEIEMTPFSKKKTSKSIIAKRSVDYSEYQFNKPLEDKIFKRTEEEYNDKFVEKDDAYWVKARPDSLSKSEQGIYDMLDKLEQTPKFNRIVKLYETLGSGYYNITKGIDLGPIFSVYGKNQVEGDRIRIGARTYFTRNDPWRVQFYTAYGFKDQQVKYGVEGRFMFNRVNRFTVGAGTRRDILQLGVRLTNDDGIMARTFASSTIFARGENASLSSINQTNVFTSIEPWKNFQIRLDGTMQSIKSANPEGFNLMYYKNGDLRKTTNDSHFTLSLIARPGAKFSQTGIDRHEHGTLAPTIVLKYTKGVEGLFGSDFNYNKLQFLFYKPFLIGSWGKTVVSFEAGKNFNTVPLALQNVIPGNQSYSLAQNTFAQLNYYEFVADTYTTLHLEHHFNGKILSYIPLIKKLKLREIAFIRGAYGTLSDASKAINVEGFKYSAPSEHIYYEYGFGIENIGFGNLRIFRVDFNWRGNYLNRPDISTFGIKAGFQVGF, via the coding sequence ATGTTAATTAACAATTCCAAATATTATTCCCTCTTTTTATTTCTATTTTTTGCAGATCTCGTATACTCACAAAATTCGGCAAACGGCAGAATTGTAGACGCAAAGACCAATAAGGAGGTATCGGGAGTAGATATTTTCATTAATGAAAATCAAAAACCCTCTCTTACAACCACTTCCGGAAAATTTACCGTACAGTCAGACAGCCTGATTTATAAACTCAGATTTTTAAGAAAAAATTATTCTTTAGAAAGTGTTGATGTAACTCCACAGAATGCCAGCAATATTTTTGTGAAACTGGCTCAGGAAAAAGTCGGAAGTATACAGGAAGTTGTTATTCATAACGAAAAACCGAAATATAAAAACAAAAAGGAAAATCCCGCTTACGCGATCATGCAGAAAGTCTGGGAACGGAAGAGAAACAACGGTTTAGATAAATTCGATACCTATACCTATAAAGAGTACGAAAAAATTCAGTTTGATGCCAACAATCTGGACAGTGCATTCATGAAGAGAAAAATCTTCAATAAACTTGAATTCATTTTTAATTATAAAGATTCCACGGCAAGCGGAAAAATAGCACTTCCTATTTTCCTCAATGAAGCCGTTTATGAAAATTACGGAGAAAACAGACCTTCCAAACGTACAAAAAGGCTTCTCACAGCACAAAAAACATCAGGTTTTCAGGATAACCAGATCATTACTCTGATGGCTAAAAATCTTTACCGCGACATCAACATTTATGACAATACTTTAAATTATTTCGACATCGGATTCCCAAGTCCTGCCGGAGAAACAGGCTTCAGTACGTACGATTATAATTTGGTAGACACTATTTCCATACGTGGAGAAAATGCTTTCAAAATTCGCTATCAGCCGAAAAGGACAGAAGTTTTAGCATTTCAGGGATATCTTTATATTGATACAGACAGTTATGCGGTTTTGGGTGCAACCTTAAAATCCACTCAAAAAATTAATGTAAATTTTATTAACGGAATTTCTACAGAACTGGAATATGACAATCCTGATGAAAATACTTTTTTGCCGAGGAAATTTGTTACAGAAATTGAAATGACTCCTTTTTCAAAAAAGAAAACTTCAAAAAGCATTATTGCCAAAAGATCTGTAGATTATTCGGAATACCAGTTTAATAAACCGCTTGAAGACAAAATTTTTAAAAGAACGGAAGAGGAATACAATGACAAATTTGTAGAAAAAGATGATGCGTATTGGGTAAAAGCAAGACCTGATTCCCTGTCAAAAAGTGAGCAGGGCATTTATGATATGCTTGATAAGCTTGAGCAGACTCCGAAATTTAACCGTATTGTAAAACTTTACGAAACACTGGGTTCCGGATATTATAACATTACAAAAGGTATTGATTTAGGTCCTATTTTTTCTGTGTATGGAAAAAACCAGGTAGAAGGCGACAGGATACGAATTGGAGCAAGAACCTATTTCACACGGAACGATCCCTGGAGAGTTCAGTTTTACACCGCCTATGGATTCAAAGACCAACAGGTGAAATATGGTGTTGAAGGAAGATTTATGTTTAACAGAGTAAACCGTTTTACGGTAGGAGCAGGAACAAGAAGAGACATTTTACAGCTTGGCGTTCGGCTGACCAATGATGACGGAATTATGGCAAGAACGTTTGCTTCTTCAACGATTTTTGCAAGAGGAGAAAACGCTTCACTAAGCTCGATAAACCAGACAAATGTATTTACTTCTATAGAGCCCTGGAAAAATTTTCAGATCAGACTAGACGGAACCATGCAAAGCATTAAATCGGCAAATCCTGAAGGATTTAATCTCATGTATTACAAAAACGGAGATTTGAGAAAAACAACCAATGATTCACATTTTACGTTAAGCTTAATCGCAAGACCGGGTGCAAAATTTTCCCAGACCGGAATCGACAGACACGAACACGGAACTCTTGCCCCCACTATTGTCTTGAAATACACAAAAGGTGTTGAAGGTTTATTCGGGTCGGATTTTAATTATAACAAATTGCAGTTCCTGTTTTATAAGCCTTTTCTGATCGGAAGCTGGGGAAAAACAGTAGTCAGCTTTGAGGCTGGAAAGAATTTCAATACTGTTCCCTTGGCTTTACAGAACGTAATTCCGGGAAACCAGTCATATAGTCTCGCTCAGAATACATTTGCACAGCTTAATTACTATGAATTTGTTGCAGACACCTATACAACGCTTCATTTAGAGCATCATTTCAACGGGAAAATCCTTTCTTATATTCCTTTGATCAAAAAATTAAAATTAAGAGAGATTGCCTTCATCAGAGGAGCTTACGGAACATTAAGCGACGCTTCTAAAGCGATTAATGTGGAAGGATTCAAATATTCTGCCCCAAGTGAGCATATTTATTATGAATACGGTTTCGGTATCGAAAATATCGGCTTCGGAAACCTTCGAATTTTCAGAGTAGATTTCAACTGGCGCGGAAATTACCTCAACAGACCGGATATTTCAACTTTCGGAATTAAAGCAGGTTTTCAGGTCGGCTTTTAA